TCACTGTTctgttctgggactcaaacccaggttcttGTAAGGCAAACACTTCTGTCCTTTTAAGTTATCTCCCCAGCTGCTGTGGGGGGCCCTTTAAGAGGGCAGTTCTACCCTCTCCCTTTGAGTAACCTTGTTGCCCAGCAACAGGAGGCAGTTGGTGTATACAGCGTTCCTTAGGCAACCAGGAGCCTTGCTCAGAACAGAGTGGCCAGTACTGCCCCTCTGATCGTGCCTGGACGACTGCCCAGTGACCCTCTCTTCACGTACCCGTTCTTCCTGCTCAGCGAGGCTCTGAGCACCATGGCACAAACAGACGTGCTCTTGACCAAGGAGCCAGTCCCACAGTCGATACAGGCCTGTGAGCTGCCGCCCAAAGTGTATGATGTGGCTTGCAACACTGGTGCCTACACGTCCTCAGGTCTGTCCACTGCTGGCTTCCGCACAGCCAAATACCTGATGGACGAGTGGTTTCAGAACTCGTATTCCCGGTACCACCAGGCCTTTATAGACCAGGACCACTCTGAGCGGGAGCGGCATGAGAGCAGGCAGCTGGCAGCCGAGACCGGGGCACTGGCCCAGCGCACGCAGCAGGACTCCACACGAAAGGTCGGAGAGCGCCTGGAGGACATGCATTGCTGGAAGTCAGAGCTGCAGCGAGAGATAGAGGATCTGTCTGCTGAGACTGACCTGATGCTAGCCCAGAAGCTGCGGCTAGGGCGTGCCTTGGATGCCACCTCTGTGCCCTTCTCCATCGCCACTGACAACCTGCAGTGCCGAGAACGCCGCCAGCACCCAGACCTTGTCCGGGACTACGTGGAAGTGGAGCTACTGAAGGTGCAGCAAAGTGGCTCAGGCCCAGAGTTGCGGGGCAAACTCTGGCACTCATAGATGACATAGGGCCTCAGGGTTCACACAATGCTATGCCCCTCTGCCCAGCAGGGCCCCTGGTCCTTTGGACACAGgaagattgggggtgggggacagttaattttattttatttgcgtTGAACAAATTGTTGCGTAGAATTGGGGTTGTGTTTGGATAGTGAGaacccaaatcttttttttttttttttcctccacatgGAGTTCCTGACTTCCAAATAACTTTCTCTCTTTTGGGATTCCCTGCAGCCCACAAGATTGCAAAGACGTTAAGTCTGACCctgagagttttgttgttgttgttgttttgtttttctgagacagggtttctctgtgtagccctggctgtcctggaacttgctgtgtagaccaggctggcctcgaactcagaggtctgcctgcctctgcctccagagtgctgggattaaaggtgtgagccaccgcctggctgaggtggtgtgtgtgtgtgtgtgtgtgtgtgtgtgtgtgtgtgtgtgtgtgtgtgtgtgtgtgttaggctcAGCCATAGGCTCCCCCTGTTTCACCATACCCCTTGTTGTGGTATTGGCTCCCAGGGTAGAAAGCCAGGCTAGCCAGTGTGGAGGACTATGGCATCTGCTCCTTCTGTCCAGATCACCACAAAAGTCTCCTCctaatacatacacatttataatcccagcatcggggaaacagaggtaggaggatttaCAAGTTCCAGGCCTGTTTGAACTACATGGCAAGagccttcaaaaaacaaaacaaagccgggtgtggcggcgcacgtctttaatcccagcacttgggaggaggcagaggcaggcggattgctgtgagtttgaggccagcctggtctacagagtgagtctaggacagccaaggctatacagagaaaccctgtctcgaaaaagcaaaaccaaaaccaaccaaccaaccaaacccgaCCACCTCCTCCCCTTGTTAGATACCTCTCCTGCCCGACTCCCGCAACCCAGCATAGCCTGCTTTGGGCAACCTTGTATGATTAGGGGGCCACTCAACCTGGGTACCCCACAACTCAGAATCCCTCAGAGCTGGAACCTCCTGCTGTGGGCTTAGGCCTGTGGGCGATGAAAGATGGAGAATAAAACAGCCAGGCTGGCACCTCAGGGAGCCCCTGTCATACTCCTCAGGCCTTGCCCACTGCTGAATAACTAAAAGTATTGTCAATGGTGCAGAGGCGGGAAGCTGATGGAGGACACAGGGCAGTGGAGATCAGCCCCAAATGGACTTGCCCATGAAAGAATTCCTGATACCCAGAAAATGTTGCGGCAAAAGGGGACCTAGCCTACCTATTCTTGGTGGGCAGTGGGTAGCAGACAGAAGGCATCTGACTTCCTATGGGCTTGGGGTCCTCAGAGGTGGTCTAAGGCCTGAGATAAGGCTGATGCCCTTCAGTGTCTGTGAGAGTGTTGGGGATGGATGACCCTAGAGCCTGGACAAGTGTCACGGGTGACCCAACAGCCAAAAGACATCCCTAAAGGAGACATTTACAACAtgccaaagccacacagaatgAACCTAGCATGAAAGGGCTGGACTCATAGCccttttttctggaaaaaaaaattagggcaAAAGTCAATGGAGGCAAGGCCATGCTTTGACTCCTGCTGTGTacctcgggggtggggggctggggaggcccTCCTGGGGAGGCAAGGCAGGGCTCTGTGTCTCAGGTGGGACTGTCTCATCTTCAGGAAACCGAGCTCATCAAGAACATTCAGGAACTCCTGAAGAGGACTATTGCACAAGCCGTGGGCCAGATACGGTGGGTCACAGCAGCCCCCGGGGGACCTGAGGGATGGATGCCCCCGAATCTCGGCCCCAAGGCTTGgtcagaggtgggaggtgggacagTTAGGGACTGACTTtgcctcagaggtcagaagggtTTTGGATCATAGCTAGAGGGATGCAGACATTGCTCGGCTGGGCATACACAACTATCTCCACTTTTGTTTTGGAACCTGGGCACTTCTGGCCATGGGAGGCCGCCTGAGTACGATGTGGAGCTCCCTGAAGctggacgggggtgggggggctgctTCCCAGTGCTCCCTGGTACACAGTGGGCCCTGGACTTCCCCTCTCCGCTAGGCTGAACCGGGAACATAAGGAGACCTGTGAGATGGACTGGTCAGACAAAGTAGAGTCCTACAATATTGACGAGACCTGCTCCCGCTACAACAATGAGAGCACCCAGGTGCAGTTCCATCCGCATTCCAGCAAGTTCGAGGAGAGGTAGGCTCCTAGGCCCCGCACGCGGTTTGCTTCTGTCACCCTCTTGGCTTTACTTCCAAAATatgaggggcgggggggggatcTCCCGCCCTCGCGGACTTGGTCCAGCTCTCGGTGGGAAACATTGTCTGACGCTGAGGTGTAGCCCCTTACTCAAGTGCCTGGCACTCACAATACACACAAGGTTGGTATCCTGTGGGTGGCGTGTACTGCGTTTCTGCTCGCGGCCAGCAGAGGGCAAGCAACCGCCACTAGAGGCCCAGGAGAACCACGGGATCTCTTTGTGAGGGGCAATACCGGCGTACACTGGGGATCGCCGACGGTGCGAGAACCTCTGGGTGGCTACTCCCTGACTAGGCCTCATCCTCCACCCTCAGTGCCTCCACGCCTGAAACGTGGGCCAAGTTCACTCAGGACAACCTGCTTCGAGCCGAGCGCGAGCGGCTAGCCTCGGTTAACCTGCGGAAGTTAATCGACTGCATCCTGCAGGATACCGCCGAGGACCTGAGGCTTCAGTGCGACGCAGTGAACATGGCTTTTGAACGCCGCTGCGAAGAGCTGGACGACGCCCGCCTTAAGCTACGGTACCACCTGCAAAAGGTGGGCCGGCGGCAGAGCGCGGCCGCCTTTGGACACGCCCACCTGCCTGGGCACACGGGCCTGCCAGCAAGCCCACCCGATGCTTAGGGCCGCCCACTCACACCTGtgctcacacccccccccccggaacgCCCACCTGCTGCCACTCAAGCCACGCCCATTTCTCCGCTGGGGCTTGGGTTCCCTTAACCGCAGGGATAGAGGTTGCTGAGACCAGGGGTGCTATCTACCCCTAAGCTCAGTCACGACCTAGCTTCAAGGGCTCCTCTGTGACCAGCTCACCCAGAAGCAGGTGTCCATACACTTCTTTAGACTCCCTGAACTGATGTAAAGGCAATTTTATATTTGGGAGTGGTCTGCTGGCGCAGCCACTGCAGGAGGCTCACCAGCAGGAGCTGCAGGCTGTGGGGACTGGGGAGGAAGGTTGTGTGCGGGACATAATGAGCCTGTGGGGTCCTGTTCTCACGTGGCCAGTCCTGCCTGCAAGACCTGACTTTTCTGGCCTGCGCTGGAGGACAAACTGACTGCCCTGACTCATGGGACCCGCCGAGAGCCTTCTACAGGGCTGGCCCTGGACGCAGCCCCAGGACTCAGTCGGGGCTGGGAGATGAAGGAGCCACTGGTTTGGCCCTTCCCACAGGCTGGGCTGGGGGGTAGATAGGTGCCCTGTTTCCTTGAGGCTTGAGTCTGCTTCAGGCTCACGTGATGCCCTGTACAGACCCTGAGGGAGATCACGGACCAGGAGCACCAGGTGGCAGCCCTGAAGCGAGCCATCAAGGACAAGGAAGCCCCTCTTCGTGTTGCCCAGACCCGCCTTTACCAGCGGTCACACAGGCCCAATGTGGAGCTGTGCCGTGATGCTGCACAGTTCAGGTACCACTGGCTGCTGGAGACATCCTGCGTGGCTGGGTTATTCTTCAAGCCCCTTTAATCTTCCTCAACCCTTGAGGGTGCCTAGAGTCGCTCCCTCCCACAGGATCAGTCCCACATATGAGCAGGCATGGGGGCTGATGGAGAGGACcctggcggcggggggggggggggttgagtgTCAGGAACAACACAGGATCCTGTGCTACTCTGGGATGTCTCACCTTCCTGGAAGGAGCCTAGATTCCTGAGGCCACAGGGCGGAGAGGCCAGGCAGGGCCACCACCCACCCCTGCACCGCTGATGTAATCCTGTGTTCTATGTACCTCCTACAAGTGTGGTGGATTATGCCTTTTATTTGCCTGATCTACCCAGTTCCAGGATGCCCTTCTAAGCAGAAgcatctgtcttcttcctccttccttgacTGTAATTTTATTCTAGAAATAACCAAGTCAAGGATGGTTCCTGCCTGGAAACATCAGGATTAGCGCCTGTTCAGGCTGCCATTGCTTATTTTTGCCACAAGGAGGCAGTGTTTCAAAACTCCCTCTCCTCGCTGGGGAGCAGAGGCTCCTTTGGCCTGGAAataagccccaccccctccttttcttttcttttcttttcttttcttttcttttcttttcttttcttttctttctttctttctttctttctttcttttctttcattcttccttcctttctttcttctttctttcgtttctctgtgcagccttggctgtcctcgaactcagcgatccacctccctctgcctccctcagtgctgagattacaggtgtgtgccactgtgctgggcTTGGAGagccggctcagtggttaagagcacagattgTTCTTCCGAGGtcctgttcaattcccagcaaccacatgatgtctcaagaccatctatactgggatctgatgccctcttctgtcatgccgGCATACACGCAAATAGAGCACTCGTATACTAACATAAACGAGGGCCCTTCTTGACTCATGCCTGGCTCCCAGGGATTTTGTAACCTGTAGCCACTTTGGTGGGTTTCCTGTAAACCTTTTGGGGGTCCTGTATAGCTTCACtgccccttcccttgtctctcCCCTAGCTCACCGCTGCCTCCCCCCGCAGGTTGATGAGCGAGGTGGAGGAGCTGACCATGTCCCTCAATGCACTGAAGGAGAAGCTTCAGGATGCGGAGCAGGCCCTGCGGAACCTGGAGGACACACGCATGAGCCTGGAGAAGGACATTGCGGTCAAGACCAACAGCCTGTTCATCGACCGCCAGAAGTGTATGACCCACCGCAGCCGCTACCCCAGTGTCCTCCAGCTGTCTGGCTACCAGTGACTGGTGGCGGCTGGCCTCACTGTCTCACTCTAATAAAGAGCACCTTAGTTTTTCCACCTAGAGTGCGGTATAGGGCGAAGAGGCAGGTGGCTGTCCATTTGGACCGGCAATTCGCGACTCTCGCACAGCCAGGCTCTGTCCGGGAGTCAGCCGTCCTCCACATCACAGGGAAAACCACTTATCCAGATGAAGCCACTGGTACCCGCCCACAGCCCCACCGagcctgctttctcctctctgtcaccAGCAGCTTGAGAGATTTGTGTTTCTGTTATGGATAGTTCATGACTCCCTCTCCCTCCTAACCCCCAGGCCTGAGGCTCAGCTTCTATCCGTTTGATCAGGCCATTTGCTGCACATGATGGCCCTCCTGCTGTTAGCCCCACTCAGAGAAATTATTCAGGCAGAAACCCATCCCAGCCACAACTCAGCACCTCCTAGTGCTCCCAGAATGGAGCCAGGAGGGGAGGCATGCTCTGTGACTATGGCTGGGACTgtaaggaagaggggagggggcatgaCATGCCACCACCACAAGCTACCCACACGGAGACTCCTGACCTCATTCTGGGCCCTGATCCCCACATCTGGTGATAACTGCTCCAGGGGAAATTAATTGCCACATGTCCCCACGCTCACTGCAGAACAACGCCGACAGAGGAGGTTTTGTAGACACAGGAGTATTCCTGGAAATTAAAGCCCAGAGGGGGACAGGAGACAGCTCTGTGTGGGCAGTTGAGGACAGGCAGAGGTTCCTGGAGGTGGTGGCCTGGATTTCACAGTATGGACCAAGGCACTAGTACTGGACCAGGGCAGATGTCGCCATAGTGGGCTGATGGGACCAGGTGGTTTTTTCCTACTCTGGAGGTTCCTCAGTTCCCTGGACACATTGTCCTTGGTGCCCTCTGGGGTTGGACGAAGTGTGTATGCAATGGGGCTTTATCAGGGAGGGTTTCCTGAGGAGGTACATGGCCTCTGAGAGACAGGCCCAGTTCAGACAGAAAGCTCAGCCTGTGACCCTGGCCCTGCCCCCGACCTGCCAGACAACCCCAGACCTGGGCCTTTGCTACCAGTAGCCTTTGTCCTCTCTCTTCAGGCCCTGCAGTCGGGGGTGGGAGAGGCATTGGGTCCTCCCTCCAGTGCACACTGTTCAGAGGACACGTCACCTCCCGTCCCCACGGAAACCATGCCACTTGTCATAGTTGTTGGTCACCACAGCGACAGCCAGAAAGCTGCTCATGCTCTTTGGGGTGCCATTAGAAAATGTGGCCTGGGTGCTGTCAGCAGCAGGATAGTCCATGGGTTTGGAGATGCATGACACCTATGGGGCCTGCACCCAGATACCTTATAGGTGAGATGATAGGAGCAGGAGCTGCAGGGTACTCAGCTGCCCAGGGGCTCCTGAGCTGGGGACCACAGAGCTCCCACTCTTTGCCTTAGGGTGGTATGGTGATTTCTCTCCCAGGTCCTATTCCATGGTCTGGGTAGAAGTGCCAGCCTAGGGAACAGTGGCCAGACGTTTTCCTGAGACAGTGGGTGGTGGCACGGCCTCTTTGCtgtacccactcacacacactcgGTGCCTactttcccttcccccatcctgaGCATCCTCTCCCAGGGAAGTGGGAGCCATCCAGGAAGAGGATCAAGCCAGCAGCTCCCTGGGTGAGCCTGCCTCTCAGTCTCCCATTAGCACCTCCCACAGAGGCCATTCTGTCCAGCTCATCAGCAGGGCAGGAGTCCTCTGGCTTCCCAACAGTGGTAGCCTGGTGGTGAGATGGTACATAGCCTAGGACGGGGGCAGCATGTCATGTGTTTAAACATTGCCCCcactggtgggtgggtgtgtcctACTGTTTTATAACTGGGAAAAGCAAGTCAAGGAGGGTTGGTGTCCACCTGAGATGTCCTCCGGACCTTCTGCTGCACGGCCCTTCATAGGACAATGCAAAGACCTCTGTAGTCACTCAGGTGCAGGCACcgacagaccaaagaaagaaatctgtccAGGTCCAGCTTGGTGAGCTGGTGCATTTATTGGGTCACTTATGGGTGGTGTGGGGACCCTAAGGCAGCTGTATTACCTGGAGATCTCGTGGGAGTCCCACCAGCAGCATGGATGACTCACAACAAAACCTAAAGatcaccctcccccccacccccctcccgctCACACCCCAGCCAACCTCTGACTCCTCACGAGGAGGGAAGGGCTTTGTGAAGATCTCTGAGACGTCCTCCTCCAGGAGGGTGGGCCCATATCTGGATCTCAGGAGTCTCAGGCTGAATGATCATAGGTGTTCTGATTCAAGATGGCAGCACTCACATCCAACTTAAAGAGAGGGACGCATAATGCCCTCTGCCCACTCTGGGTTCCTAGATTAAAGCTGAAAGAGGAAACACAGGCACGTGTTCTCTAGGGCTGTGCTGTCCAGGGGCACTTATTGGACCCCTGTGGTGATGTTGCTTCAACTTTTCCTGGGGACACAAAGTCAAAcatcttctccccccaccccccagatagggcaccaacaacagaccaaagtatggtGCCAGAGGGCATAGCTGGGGTACCCCCATTTCTCCAGGTCTAGCTTGGTGAGGTGATGAGTCTATTAGGCTCAcctacagagcatgggtgaggggttataCACAGCTACCCAGGCACACCCTCCACCCAATGGCTGCGTCACTGAATAGTCTCACCACAGCACCAATGACAGCTCATGCCGCCCCAGCCCTGAGGTAACCCCTGGCATTCTACATGCTCTGACACCTCCTGAGCCACTGAGACTGCGTGTAGCTGGGGTAGGTTACACACAGCTGCatggagggatgggaaggaaggGCTGAGATCTCTGGTGAGGAGTGtggaacccccacccccatccccacctctctTTTGATGAGAGAAGCTCAGCGGCTCCGATCTTGAAGGTCACGTGCAAGTGGCCAGTcacagcttctctgatgaagatgGTAAGGGCTGCCATAGTTGGAGAAGAGAATTCCACAACAGCTGGACACTGACCCATTAGAGCAGGTGTGGAAAGGGAGGGCTGTTTCCCAGATTTCCTGGGCCCCCTGTCACCACCAAGGGACCCCGGTGTCTCAGAGTCAACCCTGTGCTCCGTCTATAGCACTGACCAGCAGAGCCTGGATGCAGGCTTCCCTGGGTTGCCCCTCAGCTTCCTTCCAAGCATGCGGCTTTCCTTGCTTATTGGTCCTCCTGTCTGGACCATCACGTTCTTGGAGACCAAGAATCGATCCTACGGCCCCAGCTACAGAAGTGCCGCCCATTCTTCCTTGGACTGGCTGATGCTGGATCTGTCTTTATACTGCTGGCCTCAACCTCTTCCCCTGTCACGCACCCTACACTTAGTCCATACCCTGGACCGTAGACCTCCGAACTCCTGAATCTCACCAAGTTCTCTCTGCTGTCCAAGTTACCCATGCATGTTCCTGGACTACTGACCGCTCTACCAGGTGTGTGAGGAGGAGGGATGGCTTCATTAGTGTTGGGGTGCTAAGTTCCCCACTCCTGGCACCCCAGCTACCCCTTTCTGGCTCAAGCTTCCAAGCTCCCAGCAGTACACAGTAGAGAGCATGGGCTTTGCAGGCTTCGGGTGTTGGGGACAGCATAGGTGTGCATAGCTTCTCCATGGCACAGCAGGACACCTACTGCTGAGTGCCATGTCACCCTGTCGTCACAGTGATGCTGGTGGCTGCTCTCAGCCAGAGCTATTTCTGGCCTGAGACTCTCTGTCCTGTCCACTGAGTCACCCTGAGCGCTGACCGCTCTGCTCAGAGTCCATAGACATATACATCTAACTGGCCAGTCCCCTGGCTAGAAAgacaccccagcccccacccccagcaggtaTAGACTTGAAAATGCCAGGCTGCTCCCTAGCATTCTTCACTCCTGGAAAGGCCCTTTTCCAACCACCTTACTCTCTGGAAGAGTCCTAAGCCACCTCCTCAGAGAGTGTATCTTCTTTAGGGAACCCTGAGGATGTCACAGAAAGAGGGACTCTGGTGGCTAGAGCTGGCTGGAGCCAGTAGTATCCCTCAGTGACTTCACTGTCTTTTCTGCTACAGAGCCCATACCTGGTCCTATATAGCTGCTGCGCAACAGCCCATTTATTCCAGAGACCAGTGCTCAGACCTAGGGTGCTATCTTTCTCTAGGGGACCACAGAGAGGCCCCAGCCCTGGCACTAGCCACCTAGTTCTTTCAGGGAGATGTCCCTGCTGTTTCCGTTAACCAGGTCAAGCAGAGATGTTTGGGGAAGGGGGGTTGTAGGACCTGAGGGAAGGTGATTCAGTCACTAGGCTTCTGTCTTTACACCTCCCCCTATCTGAGTCACCACAGCTGACAGTGGGTGACAACAGCTGCCCCCAGAGGGGCCTCTGTGTCCTCTGGGTGCTGAGCTGGTGCGAACTGTCCTTTGTGTCTAGCAGTCATGACTGCCCTTTGCTTTCGTTAGCCTGTGCTTACAGGTACACACATCCAGGCCCTGCTCCTCACCACCTGCTCTTCTTTCCTGGCCATCAGAGTGGGTGGTCTAAAGGGGAGCTGCGAATGTGGCTAGACTCCAGCTACACCAAGCTCCCTGCACACTAGTGATATGCCTCCCCCAGCAGGCAGCTTGGCTCCAGGGCACTCAGGCCCTGGGagtagtgtgtggtgtgttcagGGACCAAGCATGGGTGAGGGGGTCCTACATGGGTTTGACTTTGAGTTACTGGGGATTGTTGGaagaccccgcccccaccctaAGCCATTCCTACTAGGGTAGCTCAGGGACTCAAACCTCTCTGACTAGGAGATGATTGGAATAGGAGcatgggggtggagtggggagggaaggacatCAGAGTGACTGAATGCTATTCTGCCAGGTTCCGTCTGTCCACAGCTAGACACTGTGACCAGGTGAGTCAGTGGCCCAGATTGTTGGGTGCGGCATAGTGGCCCCAGCCTGGGTCCCCTGTACCAGTTTCCTCACCAAGTCCTGTCTTGTGGGGCTCACTATCCAAGACAAGTAGCAAGCTCAATATCCTGTAGCGGAGGGGATGTGAGCCTGAGGCACTGTACTCTACAGGGTGCACAGGAGGACCTCAGAGCCCTAGTCAGGCTAttgaggagcctgaggcaggtggCCTAGGGCAGGCAGGGTGGTGGATGGAGCCCCTTTCCAGCATGCTGCCCACTCTTTGGAGCCAGCCCTCAGCCTATTGGTCTTGGATAGAGCCAGGGAAGCCACAGGCGCCAGGCAGCCTGAAAGGGTTCTTTGAGTGCTGGGTAGAGGGCCAGGCCCAGAGCTGACCAGGCGGGCAGCACTGCCATAATATAGTAACAGGAAGTGGTAGGCGATGTGGGCGGGGTGATGTCTTCACGCCACCCTGGGAAAGCTGGCCAAGATCCCCTCTGCCTGGCAGTgagttgattctgcctgcattgtCTGTTGTGTGGGACCGGGGACAGGGACACCAGGGACTCAGAACTCCAAAAGTGAACATCTCACCACCCACACTGCAGAGGCACACCCAGCTCACCACCTACACTGATGCAGAGGCACACCCAGCTCACCATCCACACTGATGCAGAGGCACACCCAGCTCACCACCCACACTGCAGAGGCA
The genomic region above belongs to Acomys russatus chromosome 25, mAcoRus1.1, whole genome shotgun sequence and contains:
- the Tekt4 gene encoding tektin-4, coding for MAQTDVLLTKEPVPQSIQACELPPKVYDVACNTGAYTSSGLSTAGFRTAKYLMDEWFQNSYSRYHQAFIDQDHSERERHESRQLAAETGALAQRTQQDSTRKVGERLEDMHCWKSELQREIEDLSAETDLMLAQKLRLGRALDATSVPFSIATDNLQCRERRQHPDLVRDYVEVELLKETELIKNIQELLKRTIAQAVGQIRLNREHKETCEMDWSDKVESYNIDETCSRYNNESTQVQFHPHSSKFEESASTPETWAKFTQDNLLRAERERLASVNLRKLIDCILQDTAEDLRLQCDAVNMAFERRCEELDDARLKLRYHLQKTLREITDQEHQVAALKRAIKDKEAPLRVAQTRLYQRSHRPNVELCRDAAQFRLMSEVEELTMSLNALKEKLQDAEQALRNLEDTRMSLEKDIAVKTNSLFIDRQKCMTHRSRYPSVLQLSGYQ